The following coding sequences are from one Canis lupus baileyi chromosome 19, mCanLup2.hap1, whole genome shotgun sequence window:
- the CHAF1A gene encoding chromatin assembly factor 1 subunit A isoform X2, whose protein sequence is MLEELECGAPGARGAAAAMDCKDRPAFPVKKLIQARLPFKRLNLVPKEKSEDGSDDMRSSEGTPAQSQVPDVETSLDTLENNCHSGSDIDGSPKLVNGKGPLDNFLRSRVKTSIDQTMVIIDLTEDSNDQLDDVVAHSKLNSAASASEEAVSRVREEAGGDRGLLEASMEDELTCPEETLSDTPCKTENEGAGSRGTERSGDGQKGSPPSCRVLTASPRTCSEKDQDGWSEAGGIFFKGKVPVVVLQDILAAKPSQAKSPTTPAHQGMPSESEMLESGPEEDSVLSHSSRGSSSPTSSPEGQSASKKQHSSPRPFPSSTPIRRITKKLIKASAEKDKLRLQRDKERLGKQLKLRAEKEEKEKLKEEAKRAKEEAKKKKEEEKELKEKERREKREKDEKEKAEKQRLKEERRKERQEALEAKLEEKRKKEEEKRLREEEKRIKAEKAEITRFFQKPKTPQAPKTLAGSCGKFAPFEIKEHMVLAPRFRTVFDQDLCDQLDQLLQQQSGEFSFLKDLKGRQPLRSGPTVVSNRNTNIYNSDVVIVESGKVEGVPERKKFGRMKLLQFSENHRPAYWGTWNKKTTVIHPRDPWAQDRLLDYEVDSDEEWEEEEPGESLSHSEGDDDDEVGEDEDEDDGFFVPHGYLSEDEGVTEECADPENHKVRQKLKAKEWDEFLAKGKRFRVLQPVKIGCIWAANKDGGADLKVLQQFTACLLETVPSEEEQTPKASKHEKRDQQILAQLLPLLHGNVNGSKVIIREFQECCRRGLLGKDTGSPDSSSASPASPGSSRPQTPTTSEDATVPSKARLKRIISENSVYEKRPDFRMCWYVHPQVLKSFDQEHLPVPCQWSYITMVPSATREDSGSVPATGPSQGTPVSLKRKSAGSMCITQFMKKRRHDGQVGAGDLDGFQADTEEEEEEDGDSVILDISDVGEAQAPCGTTSGAGGSVGMDTSESPLPASSLGPC, encoded by the exons ATGCTGGAGGAACTGGAGTGCGGGGCGCCCGGCGCCAGGGGAGCGGCCGCAG CCATGGATTGCAAAGACAGACCAGCTTTTCCAGTCAAAAAGTTAATACAAG CTCGTCTGCCCTTCAAGCGCCTGAATCTTGTCCCAAAGGAGAAAAGCGAGGACGGGTCGGATGACATGAGGAGCTCTGAGGGCACTCCTGCACAAAGTCAAGTACCTGATGTGGAGACCTCTTTGGATACCTTGGAGAACAACTGTCATTCGGGTTCTGACATAGATGGTAGTCCAAAACTTGTCAATGGGAAGGGTCCCTTAGATAACTTTTTAAGAAGCAGAGTCAAAACCAGTATTGACCAGACCATGGTCATCATTGATTTGACGGAGGACTCAAATGACCAACTGGATGATGTTGTGGCCCACAGTAAACTAAATTCTGCAGCCTCTGCCTCCGAGGAGGCTGTAAGCAGAGTCAGAGAAGAAGCTGGAGGTGACAGGGGGCTGCTGGAGGCCAGTATGGAGGATGAGCTGACGTGTCCTGAAGAGACCCTTTCAGACACTCCGTGCAAAACAGAGAACGAGGGTGCTGGCTCAAGGGGCACAGAGAGGAGTGGAGATGGGCAGAAAGGCTCACCCCCAAGCTGCCGTGTGCTGACGGCTAGTCCAAGAACATGCTCCGAGAAGGACCAGGATGGTTGGAGTGAAGCTGGGGGCATTTTTTTCAAAGGGAAGGTGCCTGTGGTGGTCTTGCAGGATATCCTGGCTGCGAAACCTTCTCAAGCCAAGTCTCCAACGACACCTGCACACCAGGGCATGCCCTCTGAGAGTGAGATGCTGGAGTCTGGCCCTGAAGAAGACTCTGTTCTTAGCCACTCATCCCGGGGTTCTTCCTCTCCTACCAGCTCACCTGAGGGGCAGTCTGCTTCCAAAAAGCAGCACAGCAGTCCCaggcccttcccctcctccacacCTATCCGCAGA ATAACTAAGAAACTGATCAAAGCTTCTGCAGAGAAGGACAAGCTCAGACTGCAAAGA GATAAGGAACGTTTAGGCAAGCAGCTCAAGTTACGGGccgagaaagaagaaaaggagaagctgAAGGAGGAGGCCAAGCGGGCCAAAGAAGAAgccaagaagaagaaggaggaagagaaggagctgaaggaaaaggagaggcgcgagaaaagggagaaggatgaaaaggagaaggcagagaagcagcGGCTCAAGGAGGAGAGGCGCAAGGAGCGGCAGGAGGCGCTAGA GGCAAAgctggaggagaagaggaaaaaagaagaggaaaaacgGTTACGGGAAGAAGAGAAG CGCATTAAAGCAGAGAAGGCTGAAATCACGAGGTTTTTTCAGAAGCCAAAGACCCCACAGGCTCCCAAG ACCCTGGCTGGCTCTTGTGGGAAGTTTGCCCCTTTTGAAATTAAAGAGCACATGGTTCTCGCCCCTCGGTTTCGGACTGTCTTTGACCAAGACCTCTGTGATCAGTTGGACCAGCTCCTCCAGCAACAGAGTGGCGAATTCTCCTTCCTGAAAGATCTGAAAGGCCGTCAGCCCCTCAGGTCCGGACCCACCGTGGTTTCAAATCGAAACACGAATATTTATAACAG TGATGTGGTGATCGTGGAGAGCGGCAAGGTCGAGGGTGTTCCTGAGAGGAAGAAGTTTGGCAGGATGAAGCTCCTACAGTTTTCTGAGAATCATCGACCAGCGTACTGGGGAACGTGGAATAAGAAGACAACCGTCATCCATCCGAGGGACCCCTGGGCCCAAGACAGG CTCCTGGACTATGAGGTGGACAGTGACGAggagtgggaagaggaggagcCGGGCGAGTCCCTGTCCCACAGTGAGGGG gatgatgatgatgaagtaGGAGAGGATGAAGATGAGGATGATGGTTTTTTCGTGCCCCATGGGTACCTGTCTGAGGACGAGGGAGTAACTGAG GAGTGTGCTGACCCAGAGAACCACAAGGTTCGCCAGAAACTGAAGGCCAAAGAGTGGGACGAGTTTTTGGCTAAGGGGAAGAGGTTCCGTGTGCTGCAGCCTGTGAAGATCGGCTGCATCTGGGCGGCTAATAAGGATGGTGGTGCCGACCTGAAGGTGCTGCAGCAGTTCACGGCGTGCCTTCTGGAGACAGTCCCCTCCGAGGAGGAGCAGACACCCAAGGCCTCCAAACACGAGAAGAGAGACCAGCAGA TCTTGGCCCAGCTGCTCCCACTGCTGCACGGGAATGTGAACGGAAGCAAAGTGATCATCCGAGAGTTCCAGGAGTGCTGCCGCCGGGGGCTGCTCGGCAAGGACACAGGCAGTCCTGACAGCAGCTCTGCCAGCCCGGCCAGCCCCGGCTCTTCCCGCCCACAGACCCCCACCACCAGCGAGGACGCCACTGTTCCCTCCAAGGCCAGGCTCAAGCGGATAATTTCTGAGAACTCAGTATATGAGAAGAGGCCTGATTTCAGGATGTGCTGGTACGTCCACCCCCAGGTGCTGAAGAGCTTTGATCAGGAGCACCTGCCTGTGCCGTGCCAGTGGAGTTACATCACCATGGTGCCCTCGGCCACCAGGGAGGACAGTGGCAGCGTCCCCGCCACAGGACCCAGCCAGGGGACGCCCGTCTCGCTGAAGCGGAAGTCAGCGGGCAGCATGTGCATCACGCAGTTCATGAAGAAGCGCAGGCACGACGGgcag GTTGGAGCTGGGGACCTGGATGGCTTCCAGGCAGAcacggaggaggaggaagaggaggacggCGACTCTGTGATCCTGGACATCTCGGATGTTGGGG AGGCCCAGGCCCCATGTGGAACCACTTCTGGAGCTGGGGGGTCCGTGGGAATGGACACCAGTGAGAGCCCCCTGCCTGCCAGCTCGCTCGGCCCCTGCTGA
- the CHAF1A gene encoding chromatin assembly factor 1 subunit A isoform X1 — translation MLEELECGAPGARGAAAAMDCKDRPAFPVKKLIQARLPFKRLNLVPKEKSEDGSDDMRSSEGTPAQSQVPDVETSLDTLENNCHSGSDIDGSPKLVNGKGPLDNFLRSRVKTSIDQTMVIIDLTEDSNDQLDDVVAHSKLNSAASASEEAVSRVREEAGGDRGLLEASMEDELTCPEETLSDTPCKTENEGAGSRGTERSGDGQKGSPPSCRVLTASPRTCSEKDQDGWSEAGGIFFKGKVPVVVLQDILAAKPSQAKSPTTPAHQGMPSESEMLESGPEEDSVLSHSSRGSSSPTSSPEGQSASKKQHSSPRPFPSSTPIRRITKKLIKASAEKDKLRLQRDKERLGKQLKLRAEKEEKEKLKEEAKRAKEEAKKKKEEEKELKEKERREKREKDEKEKAEKQRLKEERRKERQEALEAKLEEKRKKEEEKRLREEEKRIKAEKAEITRFFQKPKTPQAPKTLAGSCGKFAPFEIKEHMVLAPRFRTVFDQDLCDQLDQLLQQQSGEFSFLKDLKGRQPLRSGPTVVSNRNTNIYNSDVVIVESGKVEGVPERKKFGRMKLLQFSENHRPAYWGTWNKKTTVIHPRDPWAQDRKLLDYEVDSDEEWEEEEPGESLSHSEGDDDDEVGEDEDEDDGFFVPHGYLSEDEGVTEECADPENHKVRQKLKAKEWDEFLAKGKRFRVLQPVKIGCIWAANKDGGADLKVLQQFTACLLETVPSEEEQTPKASKHEKRDQQILAQLLPLLHGNVNGSKVIIREFQECCRRGLLGKDTGSPDSSSASPASPGSSRPQTPTTSEDATVPSKARLKRIISENSVYEKRPDFRMCWYVHPQVLKSFDQEHLPVPCQWSYITMVPSATREDSGSVPATGPSQGTPVSLKRKSAGSMCITQFMKKRRHDGQVGAGDLDGFQADTEEEEEEDGDSVILDISDVGEAQAPCGTTSGAGGSVGMDTSESPLPASSLGPC, via the exons ATGCTGGAGGAACTGGAGTGCGGGGCGCCCGGCGCCAGGGGAGCGGCCGCAG CCATGGATTGCAAAGACAGACCAGCTTTTCCAGTCAAAAAGTTAATACAAG CTCGTCTGCCCTTCAAGCGCCTGAATCTTGTCCCAAAGGAGAAAAGCGAGGACGGGTCGGATGACATGAGGAGCTCTGAGGGCACTCCTGCACAAAGTCAAGTACCTGATGTGGAGACCTCTTTGGATACCTTGGAGAACAACTGTCATTCGGGTTCTGACATAGATGGTAGTCCAAAACTTGTCAATGGGAAGGGTCCCTTAGATAACTTTTTAAGAAGCAGAGTCAAAACCAGTATTGACCAGACCATGGTCATCATTGATTTGACGGAGGACTCAAATGACCAACTGGATGATGTTGTGGCCCACAGTAAACTAAATTCTGCAGCCTCTGCCTCCGAGGAGGCTGTAAGCAGAGTCAGAGAAGAAGCTGGAGGTGACAGGGGGCTGCTGGAGGCCAGTATGGAGGATGAGCTGACGTGTCCTGAAGAGACCCTTTCAGACACTCCGTGCAAAACAGAGAACGAGGGTGCTGGCTCAAGGGGCACAGAGAGGAGTGGAGATGGGCAGAAAGGCTCACCCCCAAGCTGCCGTGTGCTGACGGCTAGTCCAAGAACATGCTCCGAGAAGGACCAGGATGGTTGGAGTGAAGCTGGGGGCATTTTTTTCAAAGGGAAGGTGCCTGTGGTGGTCTTGCAGGATATCCTGGCTGCGAAACCTTCTCAAGCCAAGTCTCCAACGACACCTGCACACCAGGGCATGCCCTCTGAGAGTGAGATGCTGGAGTCTGGCCCTGAAGAAGACTCTGTTCTTAGCCACTCATCCCGGGGTTCTTCCTCTCCTACCAGCTCACCTGAGGGGCAGTCTGCTTCCAAAAAGCAGCACAGCAGTCCCaggcccttcccctcctccacacCTATCCGCAGA ATAACTAAGAAACTGATCAAAGCTTCTGCAGAGAAGGACAAGCTCAGACTGCAAAGA GATAAGGAACGTTTAGGCAAGCAGCTCAAGTTACGGGccgagaaagaagaaaaggagaagctgAAGGAGGAGGCCAAGCGGGCCAAAGAAGAAgccaagaagaagaaggaggaagagaaggagctgaaggaaaaggagaggcgcgagaaaagggagaaggatgaaaaggagaaggcagagaagcagcGGCTCAAGGAGGAGAGGCGCAAGGAGCGGCAGGAGGCGCTAGA GGCAAAgctggaggagaagaggaaaaaagaagaggaaaaacgGTTACGGGAAGAAGAGAAG CGCATTAAAGCAGAGAAGGCTGAAATCACGAGGTTTTTTCAGAAGCCAAAGACCCCACAGGCTCCCAAG ACCCTGGCTGGCTCTTGTGGGAAGTTTGCCCCTTTTGAAATTAAAGAGCACATGGTTCTCGCCCCTCGGTTTCGGACTGTCTTTGACCAAGACCTCTGTGATCAGTTGGACCAGCTCCTCCAGCAACAGAGTGGCGAATTCTCCTTCCTGAAAGATCTGAAAGGCCGTCAGCCCCTCAGGTCCGGACCCACCGTGGTTTCAAATCGAAACACGAATATTTATAACAG TGATGTGGTGATCGTGGAGAGCGGCAAGGTCGAGGGTGTTCCTGAGAGGAAGAAGTTTGGCAGGATGAAGCTCCTACAGTTTTCTGAGAATCATCGACCAGCGTACTGGGGAACGTGGAATAAGAAGACAACCGTCATCCATCCGAGGGACCCCTGGGCCCAAGACAGG AAGCTCCTGGACTATGAGGTGGACAGTGACGAggagtgggaagaggaggagcCGGGCGAGTCCCTGTCCCACAGTGAGGGG gatgatgatgatgaagtaGGAGAGGATGAAGATGAGGATGATGGTTTTTTCGTGCCCCATGGGTACCTGTCTGAGGACGAGGGAGTAACTGAG GAGTGTGCTGACCCAGAGAACCACAAGGTTCGCCAGAAACTGAAGGCCAAAGAGTGGGACGAGTTTTTGGCTAAGGGGAAGAGGTTCCGTGTGCTGCAGCCTGTGAAGATCGGCTGCATCTGGGCGGCTAATAAGGATGGTGGTGCCGACCTGAAGGTGCTGCAGCAGTTCACGGCGTGCCTTCTGGAGACAGTCCCCTCCGAGGAGGAGCAGACACCCAAGGCCTCCAAACACGAGAAGAGAGACCAGCAGA TCTTGGCCCAGCTGCTCCCACTGCTGCACGGGAATGTGAACGGAAGCAAAGTGATCATCCGAGAGTTCCAGGAGTGCTGCCGCCGGGGGCTGCTCGGCAAGGACACAGGCAGTCCTGACAGCAGCTCTGCCAGCCCGGCCAGCCCCGGCTCTTCCCGCCCACAGACCCCCACCACCAGCGAGGACGCCACTGTTCCCTCCAAGGCCAGGCTCAAGCGGATAATTTCTGAGAACTCAGTATATGAGAAGAGGCCTGATTTCAGGATGTGCTGGTACGTCCACCCCCAGGTGCTGAAGAGCTTTGATCAGGAGCACCTGCCTGTGCCGTGCCAGTGGAGTTACATCACCATGGTGCCCTCGGCCACCAGGGAGGACAGTGGCAGCGTCCCCGCCACAGGACCCAGCCAGGGGACGCCCGTCTCGCTGAAGCGGAAGTCAGCGGGCAGCATGTGCATCACGCAGTTCATGAAGAAGCGCAGGCACGACGGgcag GTTGGAGCTGGGGACCTGGATGGCTTCCAGGCAGAcacggaggaggaggaagaggaggacggCGACTCTGTGATCCTGGACATCTCGGATGTTGGGG AGGCCCAGGCCCCATGTGGAACCACTTCTGGAGCTGGGGGGTCCGTGGGAATGGACACCAGTGAGAGCCCCCTGCCTGCCAGCTCGCTCGGCCCCTGCTGA
- the CHAF1A gene encoding chromatin assembly factor 1 subunit A isoform X4, which produces MRLCPLSKLDRAAALWPGGETEARGHMSSGTRQLHLRVRACPAMDCKDRPAFPVKKLIQARLPFKRLNLVPKEKSEDGSDDMRSSEGTPAQSQVPDVETSLDTLENNCHSGSDIDGSPKLVNGKGPLDNFLRSRVKTSIDQTMVIIDLTEDSNDQLDDVVAHSKLNSAASASEEAVSRVREEAGGDRGLLEASMEDELTCPEETLSDTPCKTENEGAGSRGTERSGDGQKGSPPSCRVLTASPRTCSEKDQDGWSEAGGIFFKGKVPVVVLQDILAAKPSQAKSPTTPAHQGMPSESEMLESGPEEDSVLSHSSRGSSSPTSSPEGQSASKKQHSSPRPFPSSTPIRRITKKLIKASAEKDKLRLQRDKERLGKQLKLRAEKEEKEKLKEEAKRAKEEAKKKKEEEKELKEKERREKREKDEKEKAEKQRLKEERRKERQEALEAKLEEKRKKEEEKRLREEEKRIKAEKAEITRFFQKPKTPQAPKTLAGSCGKFAPFEIKEHMVLAPRFRTVFDQDLCDQLDQLLQQQSGEFSFLKDLKGRQPLRSGPTVVSNRNTNIYNSDVVIVESGKVEGVPERKKFGRMKLLQFSENHRPAYWGTWNKKTTVIHPRDPWAQDRKLLDYEVDSDEEWEEEEPGESLSHSEGDDDDEVGEDEDEDDGFFVPHGYLSEDEGVTEECADPENHKVRQKLKAKEWDEFLAKGKRFRVLQPVKIGCIWAANKDGGADLKVLQQFTACLLETVPSEEEQTPKASKHEKRDQQILAQLLPLLHGNVNGSKVIIREFQECCRRGLLGKDTGSPDSSSASPASPGSSRPQTPTTSEDATVPSKARLKRIISENSVYEKRPDFRMCWYVHPQVLKSFDQEHLPVPCQWSYITMVPSATREDSGSVPATGPSQGTPVSLKRKSAGSMCITQFMKKRRHDGQVGAGDLDGFQADTEEEEEEDGDSVILDISDVGEAQAPCGTTSGAGGSVGMDTSESPLPASSLGPC; this is translated from the exons ATGCGTCTGTGTCCCCTGAGCAAGTTGGACCGTGCAGCGGCCCTCTGGCcgggtggggaaactgaggcccgggggCACATGAGCTCGGGGACCAGACAGCTGCATCTGCGGGTCAGGGCATGCCCAG CCATGGATTGCAAAGACAGACCAGCTTTTCCAGTCAAAAAGTTAATACAAG CTCGTCTGCCCTTCAAGCGCCTGAATCTTGTCCCAAAGGAGAAAAGCGAGGACGGGTCGGATGACATGAGGAGCTCTGAGGGCACTCCTGCACAAAGTCAAGTACCTGATGTGGAGACCTCTTTGGATACCTTGGAGAACAACTGTCATTCGGGTTCTGACATAGATGGTAGTCCAAAACTTGTCAATGGGAAGGGTCCCTTAGATAACTTTTTAAGAAGCAGAGTCAAAACCAGTATTGACCAGACCATGGTCATCATTGATTTGACGGAGGACTCAAATGACCAACTGGATGATGTTGTGGCCCACAGTAAACTAAATTCTGCAGCCTCTGCCTCCGAGGAGGCTGTAAGCAGAGTCAGAGAAGAAGCTGGAGGTGACAGGGGGCTGCTGGAGGCCAGTATGGAGGATGAGCTGACGTGTCCTGAAGAGACCCTTTCAGACACTCCGTGCAAAACAGAGAACGAGGGTGCTGGCTCAAGGGGCACAGAGAGGAGTGGAGATGGGCAGAAAGGCTCACCCCCAAGCTGCCGTGTGCTGACGGCTAGTCCAAGAACATGCTCCGAGAAGGACCAGGATGGTTGGAGTGAAGCTGGGGGCATTTTTTTCAAAGGGAAGGTGCCTGTGGTGGTCTTGCAGGATATCCTGGCTGCGAAACCTTCTCAAGCCAAGTCTCCAACGACACCTGCACACCAGGGCATGCCCTCTGAGAGTGAGATGCTGGAGTCTGGCCCTGAAGAAGACTCTGTTCTTAGCCACTCATCCCGGGGTTCTTCCTCTCCTACCAGCTCACCTGAGGGGCAGTCTGCTTCCAAAAAGCAGCACAGCAGTCCCaggcccttcccctcctccacacCTATCCGCAGA ATAACTAAGAAACTGATCAAAGCTTCTGCAGAGAAGGACAAGCTCAGACTGCAAAGA GATAAGGAACGTTTAGGCAAGCAGCTCAAGTTACGGGccgagaaagaagaaaaggagaagctgAAGGAGGAGGCCAAGCGGGCCAAAGAAGAAgccaagaagaagaaggaggaagagaaggagctgaaggaaaaggagaggcgcgagaaaagggagaaggatgaaaaggagaaggcagagaagcagcGGCTCAAGGAGGAGAGGCGCAAGGAGCGGCAGGAGGCGCTAGA GGCAAAgctggaggagaagaggaaaaaagaagaggaaaaacgGTTACGGGAAGAAGAGAAG CGCATTAAAGCAGAGAAGGCTGAAATCACGAGGTTTTTTCAGAAGCCAAAGACCCCACAGGCTCCCAAG ACCCTGGCTGGCTCTTGTGGGAAGTTTGCCCCTTTTGAAATTAAAGAGCACATGGTTCTCGCCCCTCGGTTTCGGACTGTCTTTGACCAAGACCTCTGTGATCAGTTGGACCAGCTCCTCCAGCAACAGAGTGGCGAATTCTCCTTCCTGAAAGATCTGAAAGGCCGTCAGCCCCTCAGGTCCGGACCCACCGTGGTTTCAAATCGAAACACGAATATTTATAACAG TGATGTGGTGATCGTGGAGAGCGGCAAGGTCGAGGGTGTTCCTGAGAGGAAGAAGTTTGGCAGGATGAAGCTCCTACAGTTTTCTGAGAATCATCGACCAGCGTACTGGGGAACGTGGAATAAGAAGACAACCGTCATCCATCCGAGGGACCCCTGGGCCCAAGACAGG AAGCTCCTGGACTATGAGGTGGACAGTGACGAggagtgggaagaggaggagcCGGGCGAGTCCCTGTCCCACAGTGAGGGG gatgatgatgatgaagtaGGAGAGGATGAAGATGAGGATGATGGTTTTTTCGTGCCCCATGGGTACCTGTCTGAGGACGAGGGAGTAACTGAG GAGTGTGCTGACCCAGAGAACCACAAGGTTCGCCAGAAACTGAAGGCCAAAGAGTGGGACGAGTTTTTGGCTAAGGGGAAGAGGTTCCGTGTGCTGCAGCCTGTGAAGATCGGCTGCATCTGGGCGGCTAATAAGGATGGTGGTGCCGACCTGAAGGTGCTGCAGCAGTTCACGGCGTGCCTTCTGGAGACAGTCCCCTCCGAGGAGGAGCAGACACCCAAGGCCTCCAAACACGAGAAGAGAGACCAGCAGA TCTTGGCCCAGCTGCTCCCACTGCTGCACGGGAATGTGAACGGAAGCAAAGTGATCATCCGAGAGTTCCAGGAGTGCTGCCGCCGGGGGCTGCTCGGCAAGGACACAGGCAGTCCTGACAGCAGCTCTGCCAGCCCGGCCAGCCCCGGCTCTTCCCGCCCACAGACCCCCACCACCAGCGAGGACGCCACTGTTCCCTCCAAGGCCAGGCTCAAGCGGATAATTTCTGAGAACTCAGTATATGAGAAGAGGCCTGATTTCAGGATGTGCTGGTACGTCCACCCCCAGGTGCTGAAGAGCTTTGATCAGGAGCACCTGCCTGTGCCGTGCCAGTGGAGTTACATCACCATGGTGCCCTCGGCCACCAGGGAGGACAGTGGCAGCGTCCCCGCCACAGGACCCAGCCAGGGGACGCCCGTCTCGCTGAAGCGGAAGTCAGCGGGCAGCATGTGCATCACGCAGTTCATGAAGAAGCGCAGGCACGACGGgcag GTTGGAGCTGGGGACCTGGATGGCTTCCAGGCAGAcacggaggaggaggaagaggaggacggCGACTCTGTGATCCTGGACATCTCGGATGTTGGGG AGGCCCAGGCCCCATGTGGAACCACTTCTGGAGCTGGGGGGTCCGTGGGAATGGACACCAGTGAGAGCCCCCTGCCTGCCAGCTCGCTCGGCCCCTGCTGA